AAATGCTGAGTTGAAACCACATCATGACTGAACGGAAAATGTGGCGACTGCGGTTGTTATTGATTTGGCTGATAATGCTTACCTGCCGTAATCGGCGGATGGGAAACCATATCACCAGCATACATATAGGCAGGAGTGCGACATATATCCGGAATTGTACAGAGTAAATTGCAGCCAGTGAAAATTTGGGTAAGTCATGCATCGGTATGTATGTCTCGGCAATATTTATGGCTACTTCCGTCAGCATCAATGACAGAAGGAAAGCGATGGACATCATCCAAAATACCTCGGCGAAAAGAAGTAGAAACAGTCCTTTTATCTCCGAACCCATACATTTACGCAACGCCACTTCACGCTGGCGGTTGTAGAACATCTGGATTATGAATTTGAGGAAGTTTATCAGGCCTGAAATCAAGATAAGCGAAGCAACAAACAGTATAGCCAATTTTGCCTTCTCCCAAGCTTTATCTTGCCGCATAGTAAAGTATGCGCAAGGATGCACCGTATGCTCGTCCCGTTGCCACGCTACCGACTGCAAATTTTTGTTCAGGGTTTCTATATCTGTCTCAGGAGATAAATAGCCTTCTACACTTAATGCTTCATTAGATAAGATTTCATAAGAGAAGTAACAATCTGCTTCCCGAATGCGCAAGTCATTGTCTTTTACTACATTCACCACCCTGAAGTCTTGTATCGGGTTCTCTGATATGATTTTAGGATTAGAGAGATGTATGACTGATCCGATGGGATTTCTGTTACCATAGGCTTTGCGTACAAATTGTTGTGACAGGACCACTTCATCCGGTGCCTCGGGTAAACGGTTACCATACAATAATTTCCTGCCATTGTATGCGAAGTAATTGGCATTGATTCCTTTATAGCGTATCAGGAAAGGCAAATTGCGTTGTTCGTCATCAATGACTTCTATCTCTGTAGAGTTGCCATAAGAGTGGATAGTAACACATTCCAAACCATTGACTGTTTGTTCTTCCATCCGCTTCACTTCATGACTGCGAAAAAAGGGACTTTCGCTTTGGCTGACTTCTATCCTTAGCCGTCGTTCACAGTTGGGCAAATCGGCGAGCTTTTCCTGTTGCTGAACAAAAAAACATACCAAAGCGTAGCATACGATTCCCACCGCCAGGCAAATGGCGGAAATCAGACTGTGAGTTTTATACTTCAACAGGTTTCGGAGCGATATCTTCAAATAATGTAGTATCATTGTTTCACTTGCTATTCGTTTTTAATGATTTCTGCCGGATTGCTCCTTGCTATCCGCAAGATACGGAAAAGTATTGTAAAACCTGTAATAAAAGTAACAATCAAGAATATACAGAGCCAGAAAAGCAAACCGCAATCAAAGAATACTGTGTACATTTGTTTCCACAACATCAACACAACATATACAAGAGGAAATGCAATGATGGCACTACACAATAACAGAATGATATAAAGGTGGGCAAACAATAGGATAATCTGCGGAACATCCGCCCCATTTACTTTACGGATAGCAACTTCTTTCTGACGTCGTTCTGTATCAAGCGTGATGCTGGAGTATACACCTAATAGTGTGATAATGATGCTGATAACAGCAAAGAACAAAATGATGTCTTTCAGATTGTATTCAAGAGCTTGCGAAACATGGATATCATCCAGGAATGTTTTAGCCTGATAAGTTATATTTTCAGGAAGCATCTCGTGACAAACTTTCTCAATCCATTGAGCTACTTCTTTCTGCTGTCCAGGATGGCTCTTGATATAGCAATGGCCTATATAGACGGATGAATTATAAGGTAGGAAAGCATATCCACTACTTCGGTTATAGACATCGGCCTGAAAAGGTGTGGATATTCCACAGATTGTGTAGTCGGTATTACCGCTATACAAATTCATACCGATTACATCTTTCTTCTGCATCTCCTGCCAGACATTGTCTACCACAATATCTTTTTCCGTTTGAGGAAGTCTTCCTTGTTCCATGAGAATATTCATGAAAGAGAAGAAATTGGCGGGTACAGCCATGACACTAATATCAATCCAGGAGTTCTCATTTCCTTTTTCGGTTGTTAATCCATTGCCCGACATCCCTTGCATGTAACCGACATCCGATAGCAAAATTTCTTTCACTCCTGCATGTTGCTTGAAGCGCTCTATCATAGTCAGTTTTTCTTCGTTCTTCATGAAGGGATAATCCAACGGAATACTTAAGATCTCCGCTTTCTCTCGTTGGCTTAATGTGTGGAACAAGGTATTGGCTGTTTTTTCTGACTGCAGATATAAAGCGACTGTCAGGGATACGAATACCCAGCAAATGAAAAACTGGATACCCAGCATGAGGTTACGCCCCCATTGTTTCCCTCTGCATTTATTGTTTCCATAAATACCTGTTTGCACGGTGATACGACGAATACGAATGGAAACAGACAAACATATAATGGCGCAGAGTATGATAAGAAGAACGATATATTGCAGAGCATGTATTAAAAGCGTTTCAGTGGTAAAGGTCATTGCAATGCCTGGTAAAGAGAAATTCATGTGATTCCCCAATAATTCTATGCCTGATAATACCAGTATGGAAGATATGGATATGACGATCAATGACTGTGTGAACAGCAAGTAGAAAAGTTGTTTCCAGTTGCATCCTATCATTTTCATGATACTGTATTCCTTGGTGCGGTTGAAGAAAGAACCGATAAGGAAATGGAAAAAGTTAATCAGTCCTACTAATAATATCAGTGTACCGATAATTCCGGTCACTAACCCCAAGTAGGAAGCGCCTTGTTTCTTTAATCTGGCTCCCATGCTACTGGCAGTGACAGTGTAAGCTTCGCCATACAAAGTATAGGTATAGTCTCTTTTTGAGAATTGCTTTTCTAAATCGGTACATGTAGTTTGTGGTGATAACAGCACGTAGGTATTTGCTCCCGTCATGTTATGCCGTTTGGGACTTTGTAGAAGTCCTTCACTGTCGTTTACGGTCAGCATATCTATGTTTTGCATAAAATCTAAGCTATTGTTCAGAGGAATATCTTTCATCACTGCTTGAATGGTATAGACGATACCTCCTGTTTTCGGAGTGCTTTCAGGAGAAGTATTTAGTCTTCTCATGAGAGTCATGTGTTTACCGATAGCACTTTCTGCATTACCGAATATTTTAATGGCCATAGATTGGCTCAGGATGACGGAGTTAAGAGATTGGCTTGCCATTTTCCAGTGTCCTGCCACCATTTCCGGAGTGAAGATTTTATTGTAGCAAGTATCTATTTCAATCGTTTCAAGTTCATAAGGCAGCGTCTTTTCCGGAGATAACTCTACATAATAAGGACGTTCACGAGGATAGGTTACGGATGAGATAGCTTCCGTTTCTCCCAAAGCCCATGTGCGCAATTCTTCGGCCAGAGGAACCGGAGAACCTGAAAAATATCTGTCTGCCTTACTGTCATAGAGGTTTAATTCTGCTATACGATCATGATTAGCAAAACAATGGTCTGTGTTTTCTACAAAGCGACTGCAATATATGCAGACACAGAAGCAGAGCAAACCTACTGCCAATCCAATGATGGAAATGACATTTTGTGTCTTGTACTTACACAAGTTTCTGAATGCTATTTTGAGATAATGGAATATCATATTATATTATATTTATTTAATAGGTTTCAAATCCTATGCCAAAGTTGTAATATATTGTATATAAAATATATACATGTAAAAGAAACATTTAGGTAGTGTGCTATACTGCACATACACAGTGCGAATACGCACCATTTATTCACTCTTTGTCACTTCTGCCGGATTCTGCCGTGCAGTTTTAATAACTTGATGTAATATGGTGAATAATACTAAGATAGTTACAATGTTCAATATGATGATAAACAGATCTATACTAATATTGACATGATAGGCATATTGTTCCAACCATATTGACATGGCATAATAAGAGCATGGGAAAGCAATGATGGCTGCAACGAATACTAGTGCAATGTATTCCTGGAAAAACATGATGATAATTTCACTGATAGTAGCTCCCATCACTTTCCTAATAGCTATTTCTTTTTGTCTTTGGGTGATGATTGAAGATGAAATCGAGTATATACCAAATAAAGAGATGAGAATACAAAGGAAACTCAAAATTGAAAATAACTTGAATATTGCAATTTCTGACTTATTCAATTCCTGGATTTTATTGTCTACGGTTTGCGGTTCAGTATTGTATTCATTGTATTCCCACTGATGTTTTTGCGCTAATTCATTGATGGCCTTTATCGCATTTCTTTCTGTTCCTGGAACAACTTGAAAATAATTAATTGATTGCATCCAATTATGTGCTTGTGATATGATGGTGGGATATACTTCCGTTTTCATTCCTTGTGAATATAAGTCTTTCACCACTCCTATGATTTCATAATCACTATAGTGCCATTCAAGATCACCTTTTCTGAATATGCCAATAGGAATCCGTATTATTTCTCCAATAGGATGTTCAATTCTCATGGCAGTAACAGCACTTTGAGTTAATATGATTTTGTTCAGGATAGGTGAATTGAATATGTTTCTAGGTGTATTACTATTGGTTACCCAGTCTTCTTCACGGAACAGTCTTCCTTCAATGAGCCTGAAGTTAAATATTTTATCTCCGCTATTTTGGAGTGCCAGCCTTGCAAAACGGCTTTTTTTATCTTCTTCTGTCTGTCCATTCCATTCTACGCGCTCTTCAAAGCTAGTTATATTTTTACAAACTATATAATCTGAAGCTGTAGTGGTAGCCTTTATCATAGGCAACTGTTTAATTTCTTCCAACATATCATTGCCATTTTGCTCACGTGGATTGATGCGCATTTCAATAATATTTTGAGTGTCGAAACCTACATCTACATTATGGATGAAGCGTAACTGCATATATAATACTCCTGTTGATGTTAAGAAAAACAGGCAGATAACCAATTGTAAAGACAGACTTATCCGTCGGAATATATGGTGTCTATGGGGACGCACTTTGTTGACTAAAGATTGTTTGGTGGACACTTGAATAAATTGTATAATGGGGACTGTGAGAATGATTCCAATACATGACAGGGATATAAATGCAATTGCAAGGTATTCCAGCCAAAGAGTGTTTTTCTGAATGGAAATTTGGAATATTTCTTCGAAGAATGGAGTGAGTACTTCTATTAAGCATCCGGATATTAAGCAAGCCATTAAACCGTGAAAAAGAGCTTCTGTCATTAATTGTTTCATAAGAATAATGTCATTGGCACCAACTGATTTGCGTAATTTCACTTCTCTTGTTCTTTGATAATAACGGTTTAAGAATAGATTCAAAAAGTTAAATAGTACACAACATAGCAGCAGGAAAGTCGCAATTGTAAATGTACTAATGAAGGAATATGAGAATGATTTTTCAGATGCAAAATCAAAATGTTTCTTGTATATAGGAGTTATTTTGATTTTCAGTTCTTCGGGAGTCATCTTATGTTTCTCTAATAGAGATTTTAGATGTTGAGTGAAATCTTTATGTTTTTGGTTTTTCCGTAGCATTACATGGATAATGGCGTTGGCAAACCTCCATTCTTGTTCATTATTTATGTCATACTTGAACTGTTTCATTATGCGATATCCTGTGTAATGGAAAGAAGAATTAGAAGGACTATCGGCCATTATACCTACGATTCGCAGTTGCTGAGGATCTGCCAAATGTATGCCACGACTTCCTTGTTGCCTCAGGATGGAACCTAATGCTTCTTGGGGAGTTTTCCAAAATTGTCGTGCCAATGTTTCGCTTATAATAAGTTCATTTTCAAGCCTGGGTAAAGTACCATAAAGTATCTTTTGAGGGAAAATATTCATAAAAGACTTGTCTACCAATAGAAAAGCAGGAGATTTAATAATTTTGTCGTTTACTGAGTAATCTATTCCAGAATCTTCAAACGAGCAGGTTATGTCTTCTACTTCCGGACAATACTCTCGGATAAATGTTGACATAACGGGAGAAAGATATATTGAATGGGATGTCTCTGCTTGATTACAGACCAAGAAAGTGCGATTTGAAGCTGGATAAAAGTTATCATACGAAGTTTCGTAGTGCAACCAATAGAAACTAAAAATAAAGAATGCAATTCCCACTGCTAGTCCCATAATGCTTATTATGGATTGAAGTTTATATTTTACTAGATTACGGAAGGTTATTTTTAAATAATGTTGTATCATAAGTTTTACATATTATAGTTTATATATTATACTCTGATTTATTCACTCTTTATCACTTCCGCCGGATTCTGCCGTGCCGCCTGCCACACTCGCCAGCCGATACATGCAAAGATAATTATGGCTATGCCACCGGCTATGACTAAATATATCCAGGCTTTAATTGTGGTCTGTTCTATATAGTTTTCAAGCCAACGTTTCATCAGGACATACCCTATTGGGAATGCGATGACAGCCGCAATAATGAGCAGAAGTATGTATTCCTTTATAAACATAATTAGAATATTCCGGATTGTGGCTCCATTCACCTTACGAACGGCTATCTCTTTGCGTCTTTGCTCGCAACTCAAAGTAATCAGAGAAAAGATACCGAAAGCAGCAATAAGTACACAAACCATGGCAACAAAGCTCAATAACTTTATCAGTGCATCTTCGGACTTAAGATATCCGGCATATTCTTCTGCTGTGTTGTATAATCTATATCTCACTTCCGGATACTCCCGACTGAATATGCTGTCTATCCGGTTTCTCAGTTCTTTCCATTTACCATCATGAAACTTAATTAAGATTTGTCCTTTTCCTAAAGAAAATCCTATATCCTTAAGAATATCCACTGCAACCAAAGTATAGGGTTGCACCGGTTCTGTCGGTGCCGTGATGTGGAAGTCTTTAATTATACCTACAATGGTCCATGTTCTGCCCTTCTGATAAAGTTTCTTTCCAATCGGGTCGCTCATTCCAAGTGCTTTTACGGCCGATTCATTAATCATTATGCTATTCGTTTCTGTCGGCTTCACTATCTCCCCTTCCAGCAATTTCAGATTGTAGAAGGACACTGTCTTTTCACAATTCCACAGACATAGCATATCTATACTCTTCGCCGCATCTTCTTTTCCGTCCCAATTATCGAAAGTCTGTGAAAAGCCTGATGATTTAGGCAATAGGCAACAATGTCCGGTCACCACCTCCCTTGTACATGAGAATTGCCTGATCTTATCAGCAATGGCTTCAAAATCATTGTCCGGATATAAAAGATTGATAGAAGCTATATTCTTTCTTTCCCATCCTAAATCTACATTCGTAAGAAAATAGATTTGCTTCATCATCACTATTATGCAGAACGTGACAAGAATCCCTATCGCCAATTGGAATGCAATACTTATTTTACGGAGTGCGTACTTGTTTCCGCTATTTCGTATGCGCGACCGTCTGATGGCGAATGGCACTAACAGAAATAAAGACAGTAAAAGAATCCCTACAAAATAGAGAAGAGATTCTCCATAAATATTTCCGGATACCCCGGACATTTTCTTAAAGGCGGGTAAAGCCGTTTCAACCAAAGCCATCCCCAATACGCCGGATAAAAATATGATGTATAGGTACTCCACAGAAAGTAGAATAAATAGCCCCCCGATGGAGGAACCGCATACTTTACGCAGTTCTATTTCACGGCTACGTATCTTCATGCGAGTGATGAACAGAGAGAGATAATTGAACAGGGAACAAAGAATCACTAAACCTCCGGCCACAGAGAATAGTATCAAATAGTAGAATTGGAAAGATGGGTTCCTGTTAACTGATGAATAATGATACTCGTCGAGTGGTATTAGCCGGATACCCTCGAACACTCTGCGGGGATCTCTCGGATCGGCTTTTGTTTTATTTGCAGCAAGTTTCTTCTGAAAGGCTATCGGATCAGTCCCTTTACGTAACTTGATAATGATTTCGAAACTTCCATTATTCCAATCATTCTGCCAGCTGCGAAAGTATTCTCCCTGTCCCCAGTAACCGAATGACAGATTACTGTGATTGAGGCTTGAGAGAATGGCACAAATCGTCAGTGTATCGTCATTATAGTTTTTAACTTCTTTGCCCAGTACATTCGTTGAACCGAACAATTGCATAGCTACATCTTCAGTCAAGGCTATCTTGTCATTGGAATACATAAAGTCCATACTTCCTGATAGAATGGATATATTGAACATTTTCATGAAGCAGGAGTCTGCCTGTAGATCATTAGTTTCCACTGTCCGACCATTTGCTTTAAGATCTACTTTTTGTCCCCATCTGGTATAGGCGCATGCAGCTTCCACCTCAGGGAAATCGTTTTTCAGAACAGTCGATGCTGGGTATGGCATAGAAGTGGAATATCCGTTTACTCCAAATACACTTTCTTTGCAAAGAATATACATTCGGTCGGCTCCTTCGTGGTAAGCGTCATACGTCATCTCATAATGTATCCACAGGTTGGCAAGGGCGAAACAAGTGAAGCCTACTGCCAGACCAAAGATGCCGATAACACTTTGTGTCTTGTATTTCAGTACATTACGAAATGCTATCTTAAAGTAATGTTGTATCATAGTTTATATTTACTTATCTGTTGTTGATTCTTGATGACTTTTATAGGATTCTTAATACTTAATTTTCAAATCTTATGCCAAAGATATAACTGATTGTATATTAGGTATATATTAATTTCTTAAATATAAATTCGGTGTGCTATACTGCACAAAAATAGTGCATATTCGCACATTGTCTACATTGAACTCTCAATTATTGGAAAGGTTTTCAAAGAAGAGAGAATATATTGGGGATATAAATACTAAAGGAATATAGTATTAAATGTAAAGTTATTTGTTTATAAGTTATAGAAAACGTCTTTCACTTTTCTCTCAAAATTGTATATTGAATAATTTCGTAACGAGAAGTATCTTTTTATTATTTATTATTGTATATCAATATGTTATATCTTCTAAAAGGGAAAAATAGGGGTCAAAATAGGGTCAGGGTCACCTATAACCCCGAATCCCCACAACAGATGAAGAAGCATTTTAAGGGGATGTAAAGAAAAATGTGACTCTTAGTACTAATGCATTGAAATTAGTCCCGTCTACACTGGGTAATCTGCCGATGCATCTTTCTTCTTCCCTCCTTAAAAAAGAATGTTTCGTAGCATGTTCTCTTTTTTGTGTCTTAAATATTTGCATTAAGCAGGAAAGAAGACACAGACTAAAAAGAGGTAGTCAAAGAGACGGATCATATTAACTTCTTGTTTATAGTATTTACTTAATCCGGGATTGTTCGTATTGTGCAAAATGCTGTCATATTAAATCTATGTAGAAACACTTTTTTATTGGACAAGAATAATTGACAATCTTTTGATATACAGCAGTTTATGTGTTTTTGCTTGAAAAAACAACTATCAGGTGGGGTTATAAGTGACCCTGACCCTATTTTGACCCCTAAAATAGCTTCCAAAAATTTTTGCAAAGCTGTGTTTTTGTTTCTTTAATTTATCGACATATATCTTGATTATCATTTATCGTCTACTGAAAAAACATAGATACATCTTGTGAAAAGTATAAATGTAGGCGATAACAAGCAATGTGATTATGCAAAATAAGCAATCTTGTATTGCAGAACATTGCTTATTTTGCATAATCACATTACTTGCCAAGTTATAGGTCCATGCGTTTTATGTTTATGCTCCGTTTATTCACTCTTTATCACTTCTGCTGGATTTTGTCGTGCAGCTTGCCATACACGCCAGCCTATACTGAGAGTAATCACTATCATAATGCCCATAAATATAAGGATGAACGGCCACACTCCTATATTCACCTGACGATTGTAAGTTTCAATCCACTGTCTCATGATAATATAGCCGACCGGGAAAGCTATCAGTGAAGATATGATCAGAAGCAAAGTATATTCCCTAAAGAAAATACTCAGAATATTGCCAATTGTAGCTCCGTTCACTTTACGGACAGCTATTTCCTTCCGTCGCAGTTCGCAAGTCAATGTGACCAGGGAATAGATACCGAACACGGCTATCAGAATACAAACCAATGAAGAGAAACTCAAAAGGCCGGATAATGCGTCCTCTGATTTCAGGTATTTGTTGTATCGTTCTTCTTCACTATCCAAAAAAAGTTTGCGGTCGGGAAGTTCCGCCAGTTGCATCTCCTCAATACGGCGACGGCATTCTTCCCAGGTTCCCGGTTTATATTTGAAAAGTACGAAACAACGCGGCCACATATATTCCAATTTGTTTGTATTGACAAATATAGCATTAGGTACATCGTTTGTAGGTGCTCTGTAAGCACAATCTTTCACTACCCCTACTATGGTCATAGATTGGGTATTTTCTTCATTATAATAGATGCGTTTTCCAATAGCTTCTTCCGGTGTCCAGCCCATAGTACGGGCTGCTGTTGCAGTGATGTTCACTTCGTTGAGTTTTGATTTATCCGAGATCCATTCTCCTGCCAATAGCTTCATATTGTAGAATTTGAAGAAATCTTCTCCTGCCAAAAACTGGTCTATACTGATAGGATTATCTGCTGTTCCGTTCAGGCCATCCCATGAAGTTACCTCAAAAAGAGAATAAGCTCCCATACTGATTAGAGGCCAATAGACAGGTTTCACTATTTCTGTAACCATAGGCAGTTCCTTTACTTTTTCGACCCAAACATTCATATCCACATTCATCCAAATACTTAAAGATGCACGATTTTGATAATCAATACCTGTATTTACATTACGTAAATGATAGAGCTGCATTTGCATAATAGTTGTACAGAATATGAAAACGATGCAGACAATCAGTTGTAAAACAACGCTCCCCCTTCGAAAAAGACGTCCTATGGCGCTTGTGTGATGGAGCGTGTGTTGCAATGAACGGCGACGGAATATGTAGACAGAGAGCAGGGCAATGATATATGCCAATATAGACATGCCTGCTATGTATAATATGCAATAACCATAGATGGACATATCTGTATCAGCTATTCCGGAATAGTGTATAAACCAAGATTTGAGCAACTCAATGAAGCCCATTCCCAAAATGGACGCCAGCAAGATAGTAAACAGAAAATCCATGCAAAGCAACGCCAACAACGAATGTTCGGAAGCTCCGTTTACTTTACGCAGTGCCATCTCACGCTTACGTGAACGGAAACAATCGCTATAAATAGTCAGATAATTCACCAATGCGCAAAAGATGATAAGTACTCCCGTTATTGAGAAGTAGACAATGTAACGAAATTGTACGATTGTTTCGTCACCACGGACAAATTCATCCGCGTATCGTAATTGGGTAATAGGTTCCAGGTAGAAGCGTGTAAATCCGGTTTTACAGTTATATTTATCTTTCTTCATCTCTTCCGGAAAGTTACGGTTCATTTTTTTTATGAGTGCGTTGATATCTGTCCCGTGTTTCACTTTTATCAACATCCTATATCGACCGTTTCCCCATGAAGTGTCGTCACTGCTCATCCATCCCATAACAGAATATTTGAAATTAGAATGTTTCCCCCAGTCGTCTATGACGGCACTTATACGATATCCTTTCATGTTGTTGCCAGAAATCAATTCTTTCCCAATCACATCTGTAGTACCAAATAAATCGCGAGCCATCTCTTCTGTAATGGCAACTTCTTTCTCATTGGATGATGATGATAAGAAATTATTGTTGCCTTCTAAAATTTTTACATCCATCATCCGCATAAAAGTAGAGTCAGGCGCTATATATGGATATTCCGTCAACTGTTTGTTCTGCATCGTGAAAAAAGATTGCTGTTCGAATGCACACCAATCTTCTATTTCTGAATAAGAATTTTTTAAATACCCACCTAAAGCGTAGGGTACAAAGTTGTGATAATGTGTTCCGAAATGATTTTCATCCGTCCGTATCAGATAGATGCGATCCGCATCCCTGTGAAAACTATCATATGTCATCTCATATTGTATCCAGAATGTGGACAAGGCAAAGCATGCCAGACCTATTGCCAGACCGACAATACTGATTATACTTTGTGTTTTATGTTTCAGTATATTCCGAAAGACTATTTTAAGATAATGCTGTATCATGGTTTCTTTATTTTCTTTATTCTTCTTTCTCTTACTCGTATTTAATCACTTCTGCCGGATTTACATTGGCTGCTTTATAAATCTGCCAGATAATAGTCAACAATGATATCAAGGCTGTTGCGCCTATGCCTATAATAAATAAATCGGGAGTGATGGGTGCCTTATGGGCAAAGTCTTCTAAATAGAGTATTATCGCTCCGGAAGACAATGGAATAGCTATCAGTGATGCTATCCCCAATACTGAGAGATATTTTTTGATGAGTAAAGGATATATGTTCTTCCCTTGTGCTCCATTTACTTTACGCAGGCCTATTTCCCGATAACGCTGACGGATATCAAATAATGAAATGGCCAATAGTCCCAAGGATGATATAAGAATGGCAACTTTGGCAAACAATGAATAGATATCCACCACCCGCCGATCTTCATTGTACATGGAAGCTATCTCATCTTCTATCAGTTTATATTCGAAGTCAGTGCTTCCCGTAGCTTCTTCATATAATTTACGCAAGAAGTCGATAGCTTCTGCCCTCCGTTCGTGCGGATACGAAGCAGTAACAGTAATAAGCTCATATTTTTCATCAAAATATTCGATAATCATGGGAGCGGCGGACTGTGATAAATGCTTGACGTTGAAGTCTTTTATAACTCCTACGATTTCAACAGGAGGATTATACTCGGATGGAACATTACTGGAAGCCCAACTTTTGTCTTCACCCTGAAGTTTGTCACGCGTAATATCCTTGATGCCAAATACTTTTTTGGCAGATTCGTTGATGATACATTTAAAACTGTTTTTGGTAAACATTTCATCTATTGAATCATTCCATAACCTGCCTTCTAGTAGTTGGAATTCGAATAATTCCATAGAGCGTGGAGACATTCTGGCTCTTAGTACCGGTTTGAAACCATTCTCTGCCCGGTTAAGAGCGTAACGTGACGGCTTGAACTGGTGAAGCGGCATTGGTATCCTGCTCCAATGAGTAAATAATGTACTTTCACTCATTCGTTTGTTTACTAACTCTTTATTAGCCTGCTGTATTTTCCCTTCTTTCAAAAGATCTTCTTTCTCTTTCTCATGAAATGAACTCCCTCCTTTGAAAACATACATCTTGCATTCTATCACATCATGAGTACGGAAACCGAGGTCGGAATGAAGCATGTATTCAAGTTGCCGTACAAAGAAAAGCGACATGACAATCATATAGATAGTGATGACATATTGAAAGCCAAGAAAAAGCATGCGTGAACGGACAGAGAAATGCGTGGAAGAAAGTTCGCGCATGGAAGAAACCGGAGTGTTATGAGTAAATTTTATAAATGGATAAAATGTGGTTAGCAATGGAAGCACAAATAAAATAAGAAGAGATATATTCAGGTCAAACTTTAAATTTGAGTTCGTAGGAATATACATCTCATTGTAGAACAAATGTCTGGTAATTTCAATAATCAACCAACAAATAAACAGTGCAGCTCCTGAGAGTAGCATATTCTCAATGTATATCTGAAGAAAGATTTCTTTTCTACCTGCTCCATATACTTTCTTTATACCAAACTCCCTGGCGCGTTTGGACATGATGACTGTATAAATATTGGTAAAGTTTAGGATGCCTATAATACCTACCAGAAAGGCAACAATCCATAATACACGAATATAATCTTTATTTCCGTGTTGGGATAATGCTGACTTTTCATGAGAGGTCGTATAATAATAATCTGTCAATGGTAAATACTGGTAGTGCATGGTCTGGAATGTACTCCATTCGTCTCGTGGCTGTTCTTTATTG
The nucleotide sequence above comes from Bacteroides intestinalis DSM 17393. Encoded proteins:
- a CDS encoding ABC transporter permease, which gives rise to MIQHYLKIVFRNILKHKTQSIISIVGLAIGLACFALSTFWIQYEMTYDSFHRDADRIYLIRTDENHFGTHYHNFVPYALGGYLKNSYSEIEDWCAFEQQSFFTMQNKQLTEYPYIAPDSTFMRMMDVKILEGNNNFLSSSSNEKEVAITEEMARDLFGTTDVIGKELISGNNMKGYRISAVIDDWGKHSNFKYSVMGWMSSDDTSWGNGRYRMLIKVKHGTDINALIKKMNRNFPEEMKKDKYNCKTGFTRFYLEPITQLRYADEFVRGDETIVQFRYIVYFSITGVLIIFCALVNYLTIYSDCFRSRKREMALRKVNGASEHSLLALLCMDFLFTILLASILGMGFIELLKSWFIHYSGIADTDMSIYGYCILYIAGMSILAYIIALLSVYIFRRRSLQHTLHHTSAIGRLFRRGSVVLQLIVCIVFIFCTTIMQMQLYHLRNVNTGIDYQNRASLSIWMNVDMNVWVEKVKELPMVTEIVKPVYWPLISMGAYSLFEVTSWDGLNGTADNPISIDQFLAGEDFFKFYNMKLLAGEWISDKSKLNEVNITATAARTMGWTPEEAIGKRIYYNEENTQSMTIVGVVKDCAYRAPTNDVPNAIFVNTNKLEYMWPRCFVLFKYKPGTWEECRRRIEEMQLAELPDRKLFLDSEEERYNKYLKSEDALSGLLSFSSLVCILIAVFGIYSLVTLTCELRRKEIAVRKVNGATIGNILSIFFREYTLLLIISSLIAFPVGYIIMRQWIETYNRQVNIGVWPFILIFMGIMIVITLSIGWRVWQAARQNPAEVIKSE
- a CDS encoding ABC transporter permease — its product is MKQILLSIRMLLRFKVYTFVNFIGLAISLACVFTITRYIHQENTVDHCYPEYKRIYFIERSISDGTKELSGYQSDLEKDPAVERYASFTPCTDLVMDFGKQEITVNALSIDSTFFSIFPYSIYMGSGKIKRPNDALITKEFWLHSLNGVPNPIGVTFKNSVGRKFRIVGVLDTQETKTSWLPDMFLSDELEELWFSNPNYAVVMTPGTDIAKLNEKYNKEQPRDEWSTFQTMHYQYLPLTDYYYTTSHEKSALSQHGNKDYIRVLWIVAFLVGIIGILNFTNIYTVIMSKRAREFGIKKVYGAGRKEIFLQIYIENMLLSGAALFICWLIIEITRHLFYNEMYIPTNSNLKFDLNISLLILFVLPLLTTFYPFIKFTHNTPVSSMRELSSTHFSVRSRMLFLGFQYVITIYMIVMSLFFVRQLEYMLHSDLGFRTHDVIECKMYVFKGGSSFHEKEKEDLLKEGKIQQANKELVNKRMSESTLFTHWSRIPMPLHQFKPSRYALNRAENGFKPVLRARMSPRSMELFEFQLLEGRLWNDSIDEMFTKNSFKCIINESAKKVFGIKDITRDKLQGEDKSWASSNVPSEYNPPVEIVGVIKDFNVKHLSQSAAPMIIEYFDEKYELITVTASYPHERRAEAIDFLRKLYEEATGSTDFEYKLIEDEIASMYNEDRRVVDIYSLFAKVAILISSLGLLAISLFDIRQRYREIGLRKVNGAQGKNIYPLLIKKYLSVLGIASLIAIPLSSGAIILYLEDFAHKAPITPDLFIIGIGATALISLLTIIWQIYKAANVNPAEVIKYE